The following are from one region of the Nostoc cf. commune SO-36 genome:
- a CDS encoding ABC transporter permease: protein MGNQVVIAVGTFILLLTGLLLGYVLSQLVLGYLAFNLLTFFGTLSLILIFGTLYYVLFWQLRRDQSRPSTPSSINQSIPTQVEEGLSDSYLKNRLIAKLSGDTAAAERLIEQAKETYPGMAENWYCERVLDDLESDRQRE from the coding sequence ATGGGGAATCAAGTAGTTATTGCTGTCGGAACATTCATCCTCTTACTTACTGGTCTATTACTTGGCTATGTTCTATCACAGTTAGTTCTAGGATATCTAGCATTTAACCTTTTAACTTTTTTCGGAACACTCAGCCTAATTTTAATTTTTGGGACACTTTATTACGTTTTATTTTGGCAGTTGCGGAGAGATCAGTCCCGGCCATCAACTCCATCAAGCATAAATCAAAGTATACCAACCCAGGTAGAGGAGGGTTTATCTGATAGCTATCTCAAAAACAGGCTAATCGCTAAATTATCTGGTGACACTGCCGCAGCCGAACGGTTGATTGAACAGGCAAAGGAAACTTATCCTGGGATGGCGGAGAATTGGTATTGCGAAAGAGTGCTTGATGACTTGGAGAGCGATCGCCAGAGGGAGTAA
- the dndE gene encoding DNA sulfur modification protein DndE: MESPIERIKLSQTAKDQLTKLKRSTKIDQWNILCRWAFCRSLAESTTPSPVPIPQDSNVEMSWRVFGGEMADILLLALKQRCHNDGYLTDKETLATQFRLHLHRGIGYLAGDPNIKKIEDLIELAVKN, encoded by the coding sequence ATGGAATCCCCAATCGAAAGAATAAAACTCTCTCAAACAGCTAAAGACCAACTTACCAAACTTAAGCGCAGCACCAAAATTGACCAGTGGAATATCCTATGCCGTTGGGCATTTTGTCGTTCCCTCGCAGAATCAACCACGCCCTCACCCGTCCCAATTCCCCAGGATAGTAATGTCGAAATGAGTTGGCGCGTTTTTGGTGGCGAAATGGCCGATATTCTCCTCCTCGCCCTCAAGCAGCGCTGTCACAATGACGGTTATCTCACCGATAAAGAAACCCTCGCCACTCAATTCCGCTTACATTTGCATCGCGGTATTGGGTACTTAGCAGGCGATCCAAATATCAAGAAAATTGAAGATTTAATTGAACTGGCGGTTAAAAATTGA
- a CDS encoding DNA phosphorothioation-associated putative methyltransferase, whose amino-acid sequence MPEALEIERHRAAIARIDISRPVRLAIEGSILNQDTTFFDYGCGYGGDVQRVKNLGYTSAGWDPYYYPDVPRTPADVVNLGYVLNVIEDSEERRQSLIQAWELTGKVLIVAAQILINAPSKTQLAYNDGIVTRRNTFQKYYEQQELKTYIDEVLNVDAVPIALGVYFVFRDEAEKESYKAIRFFSTTSTPRVRIPIKRFEDYQEQLQPLMAFFTKRGRLPVKGELENEQELLKEFGNFRRAFGVVLQATDEAEWDAIAYRRSLDIQVYLALTHFDKRPAWQKLAPEMRHDIKAFFSSYEEACLVADQKLFSLGKPGVIKTACEKSKIGKHTRGAIYVHVSALAALDPLLRICEGCASRTIGRVDGATLIKYHTDKPQISYLFYPEFDTDPHPALKVSIGIDLKTLFITHRDYETRVNPPILHRKETFVTSNYPRYEEFAKLTQQEQELGLLNQKSDIGTREGWEKCLAAHRVEIKGHQVYPIQES is encoded by the coding sequence ATGCCTGAAGCGCTAGAAATTGAGCGTCATAGAGCTGCGATCGCTCGCATTGATATATCTCGCCCTGTACGATTGGCTATAGAAGGGTCAATCCTCAATCAAGACACCACTTTTTTTGATTACGGCTGCGGCTACGGTGGTGATGTGCAGCGAGTAAAAAACTTAGGCTACACCAGTGCAGGCTGGGACCCTTACTACTATCCTGATGTACCACGCACCCCCGCCGATGTGGTCAACTTGGGTTACGTCCTCAATGTTATTGAAGATTCAGAAGAACGCCGCCAAAGCCTAATCCAAGCCTGGGAACTCACCGGGAAAGTTTTAATTGTCGCGGCTCAAATCCTGATTAACGCTCCCAGCAAAACCCAACTTGCTTACAATGATGGCATTGTGACGCGCCGCAATACTTTTCAGAAATATTACGAACAACAAGAACTCAAAACTTATATTGATGAAGTATTAAATGTCGATGCAGTACCGATCGCACTAGGCGTTTACTTTGTTTTTCGAGATGAAGCTGAAAAAGAAAGTTACAAAGCTATCCGCTTCTTTTCTACCACTTCTACGCCGCGAGTCCGCATTCCTATTAAGCGGTTTGAAGACTATCAAGAACAGCTGCAACCACTCATGGCTTTCTTTACCAAGCGCGGTAGACTACCTGTGAAAGGCGAATTGGAAAATGAACAGGAATTACTGAAGGAATTTGGTAACTTTCGCCGCGCCTTCGGTGTAGTATTGCAAGCTACTGATGAGGCTGAATGGGACGCGATCGCTTATCGTCGTTCTCTCGATATCCAAGTTTATCTCGCCCTGACTCACTTTGATAAACGTCCGGCATGGCAGAAGCTAGCCCCAGAAATGCGGCACGATATCAAAGCCTTTTTTAGTAGCTATGAGGAAGCGTGTCTTGTAGCCGACCAAAAGCTTTTCAGCTTAGGTAAACCTGGGGTAATTAAAACTGCTTGCGAAAAAAGCAAAATTGGTAAGCACACTCGCGGTGCTATTTACGTCCATGTTTCGGCATTAGCAGCACTCGATCCCTTACTGCGAATTTGTGAAGGCTGCGCTAGCCGCACTATTGGGCGTGTAGATGGAGCCACATTGATCAAATATCACACTGATAAGCCGCAAATATCCTATCTATTTTACCCCGAATTCGACACTGATCCCCACCCAGCTTTAAAAGTCAGTATAGGTATTGATTTAAAAACCCTCTTCATTACTCACCGAGACTACGAAACTAGGGTAAATCCGCCGATTTTGCACCGTAAGGAAACATTTGTTACCAGCAACTACCCACGCTATGAAGAATTTGCTAAACTCACCCAACAAGAACAGGAATTAGGGCTGCTTAACCAAAAAAGCGACATTGGTACGCGTGAAGGTTGGGAAAAATGCCTCGCTGCACACAGAGTAGAAATCAAGGGACATCAGGTTTATCCAATTCAAGAAAGTTAA
- a CDS encoding DUF4007 family protein, whose translation MVKLQLHFNGSFSFKKDEINRLLHTAAQEKGLNDSLPNLMEKTSLGNGKVGRVKSWAVRAGLIKNNRPSREGEIVLRLDSGLESNITDWLMHFYLSFGDKGLQQTPENPVDWGGWSYFIYTFLPRYSKFTSEELLYHIASEFEEESKVIADRIKFILRTYTEFQALASCKFITQQEDKYVAGNAHLPNSYLVGYFLAKLWERDFKGEGSVLTESILNQKMGIAAVLGIKADALQEQLNALEAYGIIEQRRAVPPFQVIPRWDEPLALLEKAYDG comes from the coding sequence ATGGTTAAATTGCAATTACATTTTAATGGCTCTTTTTCCTTTAAAAAAGACGAAATCAATAGACTGCTTCATACTGCTGCCCAAGAAAAAGGCTTAAATGATAGCTTGCCTAATTTGATGGAGAAAACAAGTTTAGGTAATGGCAAAGTAGGACGAGTAAAAAGTTGGGCGGTACGTGCAGGGTTAATTAAGAATAATCGCCCCAGTCGGGAAGGGGAAATTGTCTTGCGACTAGACTCAGGCTTAGAGTCAAATATTACAGACTGGTTGATGCATTTTTATTTAAGTTTTGGTGATAAAGGACTACAACAAACACCAGAAAATCCTGTTGATTGGGGTGGATGGTCTTACTTTATATATACGTTCTTGCCTCGCTATAGTAAATTTACTAGCGAGGAGTTATTGTATCATATTGCTTCCGAGTTTGAAGAAGAAAGCAAAGTGATTGCTGACAGAATAAAATTTATCTTGCGGACATACACTGAGTTTCAAGCTTTAGCATCCTGCAAGTTTATCACTCAACAAGAAGATAAATATGTTGCTGGAAATGCCCACTTACCTAACTCTTACTTAGTGGGATATTTCCTAGCCAAGCTGTGGGAACGTGACTTTAAAGGCGAAGGTTCTGTTCTTACCGAGTCCATCTTGAACCAGAAAATGGGAATTGCTGCTGTACTGGGAATCAAAGCAGACGCACTACAGGAACAGCTAAATGCACTAGAAGCTTATGGCATCATCGAACAGCGACGGGCAGTACCTCCTTTCCAAGTGATTCCGCGCTGGGATGAACCTTTGGCACTGCTGGAAAAAGCCTATGACGGATAA
- a CDS encoding AmpG family muropeptide MFS transporter, which translates to MRKIKSLLGVFGSRKMAALLFLGFSSGLPLFLIGSTLKAWMTEEKVDLAAIGWFSLASLPYSLKFLWAPLVDRFTLPVLGRRRGWLILTQIALIVAIAFMAFQQPKQALQLLAINAIVIAFISATQDIAVDAYRTDVLEKLEMGAGAAVFILGYRIALLVAGALALILADKLPWSSVYLFMAGTMVIGILATLFAPEPKEISPPGSLADAVILPFQEFFQRQGIIKAILMLAFITLYKLGDALLSNMTTPFLLQTGFTKTDIGAIQVGMGLIATIVGALAGGSILSAIGINRSLWVFGILQAVSNLAYFFLAYIGQNYQAMVLAINVEQFCGGLGTAAFVAFLMSLCNQRFSATQYALLSSLMAVSRDILAAPGGAIAQSTGWPVFFLITIAAAVPGLLLLPVFAPWNPQPVAVSRPGLEDEEEDIWGIK; encoded by the coding sequence ATGAGGAAAATTAAATCGCTGCTGGGAGTTTTCGGTAGTCGCAAGATGGCGGCTTTATTATTTTTAGGTTTTTCATCGGGTTTACCGTTATTTTTAATTGGTAGTACCTTAAAGGCTTGGATGACGGAGGAAAAGGTCGATTTGGCCGCTATTGGTTGGTTTAGCCTCGCTAGTTTGCCTTATTCCTTAAAATTTTTGTGGGCGCCGTTGGTGGACAGGTTCACTTTGCCAGTTTTGGGGCGACGACGGGGTTGGTTAATTTTGACGCAGATTGCTTTGATTGTAGCGATCGCATTCATGGCTTTCCAACAACCCAAACAAGCATTACAACTCCTAGCCATCAACGCCATAGTCATTGCCTTTATCAGTGCAACTCAAGATATTGCCGTTGATGCCTACCGTACCGACGTTTTAGAAAAACTAGAAATGGGGGCTGGTGCAGCAGTTTTTATCTTAGGTTATCGAATTGCCCTGTTAGTCGCAGGTGCTTTAGCCTTGATACTTGCTGACAAACTGCCTTGGTCATCAGTTTACTTGTTTATGGCAGGGACGATGGTAATTGGTATTCTTGCCACCTTGTTCGCACCGGAACCCAAGGAAATTAGCCCTCCAGGTTCTCTGGCTGATGCTGTAATCTTGCCTTTTCAGGAATTTTTTCAGCGTCAAGGGATTATCAAAGCAATTCTCATGCTGGCATTCATTACCCTATATAAGCTAGGTGATGCTTTGTTGAGCAATATGACCACACCTTTTTTGCTGCAAACGGGTTTTACCAAAACCGATATTGGGGCAATTCAAGTGGGGATGGGGTTAATTGCGACGATTGTTGGTGCTTTAGCAGGTGGATCAATTTTGAGTGCTATTGGCATTAATCGATCGCTTTGGGTTTTTGGTATTCTACAAGCAGTAAGTAACTTAGCTTACTTTTTTCTAGCATACATCGGTCAAAACTACCAAGCTATGGTACTTGCCATCAACGTAGAACAATTTTGTGGTGGATTGGGGACAGCAGCCTTTGTTGCCTTTTTGATGAGTCTTTGTAACCAGAGGTTTTCGGCAACCCAATATGCTTTGTTATCCAGCTTAATGGCTGTCAGTCGGGATATTCTGGCGGCCCCTGGAGGCGCGATCGCTCAAAGCACGGGTTGGCCTGTATTTTTCTTAATTACCATTGCCGCCGCCGTACCAGGACTACTCCTATTACCAGTATTTGCCCCCTGGAACCCTCAGCCAGTGGCAGTATCCAGACCAGGCCTTGAGGACGAAGAAGAGGATATATGGGGAATCAAGTAG
- a CDS encoding GNAT family N-acetyltransferase — MSEQLLPGYIIRRGSTLDRALLLKFMQRTYQDLFPNEDFSHLEQTVKQYFSSDTPLWWVEEEGEQGAGSREQGSNKESLSSARVPPIACLWVGNAIDQVHGNRHAHIFILYVVPEHRRRGIGRALMQYVENWAIQRGDRQIGLQVFQSNKPALNLYNHLGYQTQSLWMVKFLSAEK, encoded by the coding sequence GTGTCTGAGCAACTACTACCTGGGTATATTATTCGTCGTGGCTCCACTTTGGATCGGGCGCTACTGCTTAAATTCATGCAGCGAACTTACCAGGATCTCTTTCCCAATGAGGATTTTTCTCACCTAGAGCAAACAGTTAAGCAATACTTTTCTAGTGACACGCCTTTGTGGTGGGTAGAAGAGGAGGGGGAGCAGGGAGCAGGGAGCAGGGAGCAGGGGAGTAATAAAGAATCTCTCTCCTCTGCCCGTGTGCCCCCTATCGCTTGCCTCTGGGTGGGCAATGCTATAGATCAAGTACATGGGAACCGTCATGCTCATATTTTTATTCTCTACGTTGTACCAGAGCATCGGCGACGGGGTATTGGTAGAGCCTTAATGCAATATGTGGAAAATTGGGCTATTCAAAGAGGCGATCGCCAGATTGGATTGCAAGTTTTTCAATCAAACAAACCCGCATTAAATCTTTACAATCACTTAGGTTATCAAACCCAATCCCTGTGGATGGTAAAATTCCTGAGTGCAGAAAAATAA